CAGCTGATCGTTACCGGCACTCACCTTTCTCCGGAATTTGGACTCACGCTTCGACAAATCGAAGAGGATGGCTTTTGCATCAACAAAAAGGTGGAAATACTCTTGTCATCCGATACAGCTGTTGGCGTCAGCAAGAGTATGGGACTGGCATTGATAAGTTTTGCCGAAGTGTTTGATGAGCTGAAACCCGACATACTCGTGGTATTGGGCGATAGATATGAACTCATTCCGATTGTTTCTGCTGCCAATATCGCCAGGATACCAGTGGCACATCTGAGTGGTGGAGAGCTTACTGAAGGGGCAATTGATGAACTGATTCGCCATTCAGTAACAAAGATGTCTCAACTGCATTTTACCGCGATGGAGGAGTATTCAAGACGAGTCGTTCAGATGGGTGAACTCCCTTCGAGAGTGTTTACCGTGGGCGAGATAGGCCTGGATAATCTCAAACGTATTCAACTGAGTTCTAAAGTTGAATTTGAAAACAGCATACACCGTAAATTGATGCCTAAAAACTTGCTGATTACTTATCATCCGGAAACTACCCAAGAGGTTGAGAAAGTTCGTAATGATTTTGAGCTTATCCTAAAGGCCCTTGACCAATTAGATAACACGCTGCTCATTTTTACGAATGCAAATTCCGACGTAGGCGGCCGCTCTGTCAATATGATGATCGACGAATATGTCGATAGCCACCCAGAAAAATCTATCGCATTTACTTCTTTGGGAGTAAAAAGGTATTTATCCGCATTACAGTATGTTGATGCGGTTGTAGGTAACTCATCCAGTGGAATCGTTGAAGCCCCTTCATTCAGGATAGCTACCATCAATATTGGTGAAAGACAAAAGGGAAGAGTGCGTGCATCAAGCGTTGTAGATGTCGACGTGGATAGTGAGCAAATCCTCAAGGCCTTAGAAGCCATTTATTCTGACGACTTTAAAGCACACTTGAAAGAAACTGTAAACCCATATGGAAAGGGTGATAGCGTCCAAAAAGTGATTGCTGTGTTGAAATCTGTTGACTTAGATAGCTTAAAGAGAAAGCCATTTTATGACCTCACTATTGGCTGATAAACTCCCGATTGGTGGTGAGCAAGAAATAGCTTTTGATGGCCTATATTATGGGACTACAAACAGTGGACGCTCGTCGCTTCGTTGGGCATTGCACTCTATGGATCTATACGCCAAGCGAATACTGGTTCCTGATTTTGTGTGCCAAGTGGTTATTGATGTTTTGCTGGAGTTCTCTATACAACCTGTGTTTTATGAGGTCGGGCTGGATTTAGACTTCAAGTTACCTACAGATGCAAAAAATTGTGACGCGCTATATTTAGTTAAATACTTTGGCCACAGTTCAAAATCTTTTAGCATAGCGCTAGAGCAGTCGAATATTCCATTGATAATTGACACAGTGTTCGATGCTGAACTACCAACTGTAAAAACAAATAGCCACTGGTGTGCATTTAACAGCCTAAGAAAAATATCCAGGATTGCTGACTACAGCCAACTAGCCTCAAACAAACCACTTATTCCAATCGAACGCACCAGATTGGAAACTTTTTCCAGGTTGAAGTATCAAGCTAAAAATATAAAACATCAGTTTTTAACTAAAAAAATTGAAAGCGAAGAACGTTACTTGAATCTATTTTCAGATGCTGAATCCATCCTTGATGATAGCAAGGGAGTCTATTATCCGGAAGATAATAGTATATTTTTATCAAACATTTTTCACCACAACCTTTCAGCTGAAACAGAGCTAAGACGTTCTAATTTGGAGATAGCAAAAGCAACCCTTAGCGATGTCACATATATAGACATCAACCCTTGCTTACCGAGTTTCCTGCCAATACTTTTAAAAGATAGAGATAGGGTTAGAGAAAAACTAAAGAAAAACCATATGTACCTAGCTATTCATTGGCCATCGCTATCTACTCTGGGCAATAAGCTATCACCTAACATACTCTCTATACCATTAGACTCCAGATATCAGATGTCTGATATACAGCGGATGTGCCAAATTATAGCCAAGGAGGCACTGTGAACATTCGACTAAAACAGGCAGAGATAAAAGATTTTGATGGTTTCTTAGCGATACGTTCGGAAGCAAAAAATGTTTATTGGTCTGGTTTTAGCGCCGCGCCCCGGTCAGAAACCTTACGCCAGCACTTTATTAATGCCATAAACAGTGAAACCAGAAAATTTTATCTGTTATTTATGGACGAATTGGTAATCGGATATCTATATATTGACTATGACTGCGCCAGCAACATTGCTGAAGTTGCTTATGGTGTTTCGGAACATTTTTCTGGAAAGGGCCTGGCAGCGAAGATGATCGATATGGGAATGTCTTCACTTCCTGTAGACTGCAAGGCGGTGATTGCATGGATTGCTGAATCAAACGTTGCTTCGACTAAATCCATCGAGCGTCTTGGATTTATCAAATCGAATGAGTCACTACTCCGAACATTTGCCCAAGAAGAGCAGCCTTTAAAATTCTATAAATTTATCAAAAACATCGGTGAACACCATGACTGAAAAGTGGAAATCTGTAACTCTTTCAGCGACATCTACCATCCGCGAGGCGCTTGAAATTATCAACAGAGAAGCCTTAAGAGTAGCGCTGGTGGTTGATAAAGATCGAAATCTTGTGGGCGTTGTCACCGATGGTGATATTCGAAGAGGTCTGCTAAAGAACTTATCTCTTTCAGATGGCATCGCTTTGGTAATGAATACCAATCCAACCACGGCAGAATCGGGTACGCCGAAGCAAGACCTCGTTGAATTGATGCAACGCAAAGGGATTATCTCAGTACCACTGTTGAAAAACGGTAAAATCGTCGGGCTGGAAACTCTCCAAAGTGCGCTGACCAGACCTACTTACCCCAACCCTGTTCTGATCATGGCGGGCGGCTTTGGCACCAGGCTAAAACCTTTAACCGATGACTGTCCAAAACCAATGCTTAAGATAGGTCAACGCCCCATTCTTGAAACCTTGATTATGCAAATGGTGAAATGTGGTTTTGAGCATTTTTACGTATCAACCCATTACATGCCTGAAAAAATCCATTCTCATTTTGGTGATGGTAAAAATTTTGGTGCGAATATCACCTATGTTCACGAAGATGTCCCTCTCGGAACGGGAGGTGCGTTAGGATTAGTGAAAGATAAACTACAGGATGACCTGCCGTTAATCGTGATCAATGGGGATGTATTAACCACAGTCAACTTTGAGCGACTTCTTGAGTTCCATTTAATCAATCAAGCAGATGCGACAATGTGCGTGCGGGAATATGAGTATCAGGTGCCCTACGGCGTAATCACTACCAAGGGAAAGAAAATCTCCGGAATGGTGGAAAAGCCTGTACAGCATTTCTTTGTAAATGCAGGGATCTATGTGGTATCCCCTGCTGTATATAAATCCGTCGAACCAAACAGTCACATAGATATGCCAGCTTTACTTGAAAAACACATGCATGCACGTGACAGAGTCTACACATTCCCTATCCATGAATATTGGCTGGATATTGGTCGAATGGATGAGTTCAACAAAGCACAATCTGACATAGAAGTGTTAGGGATTAATTAATGCTTAACGATAAACGTGTGCTGGCTCTCATACCTGCTCGAGGCGGCAGCAAACGCCTTCCGCGTAAAAATATTCGTCTACTTAAGGGTATTCCCCTTATTGGCTGGACCATTACAGCGGCTAAACAGAGTCAATACATTGATGAAATATTCATCAGTACTGATGACCAAGAAATACTCAGTTACGCCCAAACATTAGCTGTTTGGGCCCCAGAATTACGCCCCGCTGAACTGGCAACTGACTCAGCCACAAGCTCTGATGTGCTTGTATATACATTAAACAAGTATGCTCATAATTATGACTTGGTAGTTTTGTTGCAGCCAACCTCTCCATTCAGGAATGCTCAGCACATAGATGAAGCGTTGGAGCTGTTTATTGCAAATCAGGCGGAGGAGCTTGCATCTGTAACCCCGTGTGAACATTCTCCCCTGTGGACCAATACCTTACCCGCAAACCATTCGCTCAATGGGTTCATCAAAACAGAAAACTTGAAAAGATCCCAGGAATTACCAGACTTTTACCGCTTCAACGGTGCCATTTATATATTTGATATTAAGTGTTTTTTAATCAAAAAAAGCATTAGTTACGGTGAAAATAGCTTCGCTTATGTCATGGATAATGAACACTCGCTCGACATCGACACTGAGTATGATTTCAAGCTAGCCGAGGCCATCAGTAGCCTACAGACCCAGGCCTGATGGCTATTACCAACATAATTTTTATTAAATCAGATAATTATTGGTTAACGTGCGGATAGATATCGACATTCACCTTACATCAAACCCACCTGAGAATACGTCCGTTAACGCACCTTTTTACGGCAAGTGTACAGTGAAAGCTGGTCTCCCTTCCCCCTAGTTAAACAAACTACCATATTTCATTTAAATACCAACAAAACAAATGCTTAAAAAACAATCAATTGAACATTATTGGCCGCTACACTGAGTAATATGCCCCCCCCTTGAGGATGAACAGGTGAAGATGGACTTGAACACTGGCAAATTACTTGCGTAGACTGCAGCTCTATCTATACATTGTTCTAAAAACATACCGCAGCGTCAAAGAAGTGGCTATTTGGTATCCCGATCCAGCAGGAGTTTCAGGCATGAGTATCGAAAGTTCCGTAACCCCCATATTTTCGGTAACTCAGTTTGGTGAGACCTACCTTCCCAGCGTCAATCGTACCTTGTTCGAAAATCAACCTTCAGAAAAGTTATTCGAACGAGAATATCCAAACCTTTTCACAAAAGAAAATCACCTCTATGTGATAGTAGGGACAGATTCCGGTTTATTGGCAAACTACGTACTTGAACACAAGCTTCCAAAGGGCAGTCGCTACCTGTTTGTCGAACTGGAATCAGTGATGGCTTTAATGAATATAGAAATACCTGAAAACGTGAAGGACAGAGTAAAGGTACACTCTCTCGCCACGTTTGCTGAGGCCATAGAACAAGACCCTATACCGGTGTACTTTATAAAAAAAGCGACCAGAACCTATAAATCCCAAGCCGCAAAATATGCCTATATCACTGAATATGTGTCCCTGCTAAGTAACGTTGAAAAGATAATGGAGCAGCAGACCTTTGTTCATTCAGAAACGCTGAACCAAAAACTGTTTGTAAAACGTCAGCTGGAAAATGTGGCAGACAATCTTGTACCGGCCAAAGTACTTTCCGAAAGTTTTTCAGGCAAGAGCTGTATCATCCTCGCCGGCGGCCCCTCCCTTGATGAAAGCTTACCCTGGGTAATAAATCATCAAGAAGAGCTTGTCATTTTTGCAGTTTCAAGAATTTGCCGCCAGTTATGCTCAATTGGCTTAATCCCGGATATTGTCGTATCGGTTGACCCCTACGAAGCAAGCTTTGATGTCAGTAAAGAAATGCTAACGCTTCCTGAATCGGTATTGTTTATCAACAGTAATCATATCGAACCCCGATTACTGGCTAATTGGAGAGGTCCCTCTGTTTACACAGGTAGCTATCTTCCATGGAACAGTGAGGAAACTGACGCCAATATCTCAACGGTTGGCCCCACTGTTACGAATGCAGCAGTCAAAGTTGCAGCCAGTATGGGATTCGAGCAGATCTTATTGGCTGGTACCGATCTTTGTTTTTCCAGCTCTGGAGATACCCACGCTAAAGGCAGTTTGGAAGCCGCCGCTGGCGCCAATATGAGCATCATTGGCGATTGGGTCGACACGTATAACGGTTCCAAGGCTGAAACGTCTATCCAAATGGTACATGCACGGGAAGCGCTTGAATATGAAGTAACCCAACTCCAAGCGGGTCAAAAAATATTCAACTTATCTGCCCAAGCCGCCATGGTTAAAGGAATTGAACATAGGCCCACATCCAATATCCAACTATCCGGTCCCTTGGAGAAAAGCACAGTTATCACCAAACTGACTCAACCACCGCCAAGGAAAGAGCGTATCCAAAAAATTTCGGATGCCAAAATTCAACTGAACAAAGCATACGAGTCGCTTAAGTCAATACATGATGCCAGTGTCGAAGCGCTTAAAATCAACACTGTCCTCAAAACAACAAAATCAAGCCACAGTGATGCTTACTATCGTTCGTTATTAGGACGGATAGACAAAATTGAACAGCAGCTGTCTGAGCGTTATTCATCAATGTATCAATTTATTAAGTTTTTCGGCTATGCCGAATTTACTCAGTTCCTTACGCCGACTGACAGTAGCGAGTGGCAGCGAAAGGACCTCTTTTTTATGTCGGACGCATACTACAGAGCTGTACGTTCCAGCGCTGAACAGTTGATACAACTCATTTCCCAGGCTCAGGAAAAAGTCAGCTTACGCTTGGAGGAATTATCCCCTAACGCAAACTCTGGTGTGTTGTTCAGAAAATGGGCTGAGTATCAGGAATTTGGTCGTGCCATGATATGGCAAAAAGCCAATATGGGCATACTCTCCGGGCTGCAGCTAGGGCAAATTCAAGCATTGAATGAAAAGTTTAATGAACTGATTCATCAAAAATCGAATTACTCAAAGCGAATTGAAAAAAGCCATTCGAAGCTGGACCAAGTAGAAAGAAAGCTTCTGCTGCTGCAAAGCACACACAATGGCTTTGGCCTGTCGCAACTGGCGGCAATTCTGAAAAGTAGAGCCGCGACAGATAAAGAAGCGGGAAGATTATACAGGCTGGCAGACTGTTTTTATCATCAGTTGAAGGGAGAGCATTCACTCGCGCTGGGCACGCTCCTCAAGTTAGATGAGTCACAGCTCACAGAGCGGGAATTCAAGGAAATGGCCTCCCTTGGCCTCAAGGTGCAAAAACCTGAAATCTCCTTGCTGGCGCTGGACAAATTGATTGAATACAGCGACGAGTATTATCCCCTCTACGCCAGTGTGCTTAAATTGACTGGTCAGTATCAACACGCCGCCGAAACCTATCTTGAGTACCTGAATAAGTACCCGGGTGATGTGGTGACCTGGATTAAG
This portion of the Shewanella amazonensis SB2B genome encodes:
- a CDS encoding nucleotidyltransferase family protein; this translates as MTEKWKSVTLSATSTIREALEIINREALRVALVVDKDRNLVGVVTDGDIRRGLLKNLSLSDGIALVMNTNPTTAESGTPKQDLVELMQRKGIISVPLLKNGKIVGLETLQSALTRPTYPNPVLIMAGGFGTRLKPLTDDCPKPMLKIGQRPILETLIMQMVKCGFEHFYVSTHYMPEKIHSHFGDGKNFGANITYVHEDVPLGTGGALGLVKDKLQDDLPLIVINGDVLTTVNFERLLEFHLINQADATMCVREYEYQVPYGVITTKGKKISGMVEKPVQHFFVNAGIYVVSPAVYKSVEPNSHIDMPALLEKHMHARDRVYTFPIHEYWLDIGRMDEFNKAQSDIEVLGIN
- the neuC gene encoding UDP-N-acetylglucosamine 2-epimerase, with the translated sequence MRKISVVTATRAEYGLLRGLLEDINAASELELQLIVTGTHLSPEFGLTLRQIEEDGFCINKKVEILLSSDTAVGVSKSMGLALISFAEVFDELKPDILVVLGDRYELIPIVSAANIARIPVAHLSGGELTEGAIDELIRHSVTKMSQLHFTAMEEYSRRVVQMGELPSRVFTVGEIGLDNLKRIQLSSKVEFENSIHRKLMPKNLLITYHPETTQEVEKVRNDFELILKALDQLDNTLLIFTNANSDVGGRSVNMMIDEYVDSHPEKSIAFTSLGVKRYLSALQYVDAVVGNSSSGIVEAPSFRIATINIGERQKGRVRASSVVDVDVDSEQILKALEAIYSDDFKAHLKETVNPYGKGDSVQKVIAVLKSVDLDSLKRKPFYDLTIG
- a CDS encoding GNAT family N-acetyltransferase, which produces MNIRLKQAEIKDFDGFLAIRSEAKNVYWSGFSAAPRSETLRQHFINAINSETRKFYLLFMDELVIGYLYIDYDCASNIAEVAYGVSEHFSGKGLAAKMIDMGMSSLPVDCKAVIAWIAESNVASTKSIERLGFIKSNESLLRTFAQEEQPLKFYKFIKNIGEHHD
- a CDS encoding motility associated factor glycosyltransferase family protein, whose translation is MSIESSVTPIFSVTQFGETYLPSVNRTLFENQPSEKLFEREYPNLFTKENHLYVIVGTDSGLLANYVLEHKLPKGSRYLFVELESVMALMNIEIPENVKDRVKVHSLATFAEAIEQDPIPVYFIKKATRTYKSQAAKYAYITEYVSLLSNVEKIMEQQTFVHSETLNQKLFVKRQLENVADNLVPAKVLSESFSGKSCIILAGGPSLDESLPWVINHQEELVIFAVSRICRQLCSIGLIPDIVVSVDPYEASFDVSKEMLTLPESVLFINSNHIEPRLLANWRGPSVYTGSYLPWNSEETDANISTVGPTVTNAAVKVAASMGFEQILLAGTDLCFSSSGDTHAKGSLEAAAGANMSIIGDWVDTYNGSKAETSIQMVHAREALEYEVTQLQAGQKIFNLSAQAAMVKGIEHRPTSNIQLSGPLEKSTVITKLTQPPPRKERIQKISDAKIQLNKAYESLKSIHDASVEALKINTVLKTTKSSHSDAYYRSLLGRIDKIEQQLSERYSSMYQFIKFFGYAEFTQFLTPTDSSEWQRKDLFFMSDAYYRAVRSSAEQLIQLISQAQEKVSLRLEELSPNANSGVLFRKWAEYQEFGRAMIWQKANMGILSGLQLGQIQALNEKFNELIHQKSNYSKRIEKSHSKLDQVERKLLLLQSTHNGFGLSQLAAILKSRAATDKEAGRLYRLADCFYHQLKGEHSLALGTLLKLDESQLTEREFKEMASLGLKVQKPEISLLALDKLIEYSDEYYPLYASVLKLTGQYQHAAETYLEYLNKYPGDVVTWIKFGQFMVEAGERDMAISAFHQAEQADPGNAVAKQYLSELYHQ
- a CDS encoding acylneuraminate cytidylyltransferase family protein; the encoded protein is MLNDKRVLALIPARGGSKRLPRKNIRLLKGIPLIGWTITAAKQSQYIDEIFISTDDQEILSYAQTLAVWAPELRPAELATDSATSSDVLVYTLNKYAHNYDLVVLLQPTSPFRNAQHIDEALELFIANQAEELASVTPCEHSPLWTNTLPANHSLNGFIKTENLKRSQELPDFYRFNGAIYIFDIKCFLIKKSISYGENSFAYVMDNEHSLDIDTEYDFKLAEAISSLQTQA